In the Myxococcaceae bacterium JPH2 genome, one interval contains:
- a CDS encoding aspartate kinase, translated as MPIVVQKYGGSSVADVEKIRKVARRVKEKRDAGYQVVVVVSAMGDTTDELLSLAKQVSADPPRRELDMLLTCGERISMAVLSMALQEMGVEAISFTGSQSGIITTDAHAQARIVEVRPYRIQDELERGKVVIVAGYQGVSFKKEVTTLGRGGSDTTAVALAAALDAESCEIYSDVDGIFSADPRVVPDARKLESLGYDEMQELASAGAKVLNAQAVEWAKARGITILARTAHGQGTGTAVRELTVPSDPRVKGVTSEAEMMVLSVASSVPLAELLEFLDARGVRGRSLGHDGLDGASRTFLVIPLADVHGPEALRRELGTRFGEGVAWRDELGTVTCVGVGLNADWAPLRRSLGAAQELGARVFALHTSPLQLTLLVEKAHLKPLTARLHRELLGA; from the coding sequence ATGCCAATCGTGGTGCAGAAGTACGGCGGCTCTTCGGTCGCTGACGTGGAGAAGATTCGCAAGGTCGCGCGGCGCGTGAAGGAGAAGCGGGACGCCGGCTACCAGGTGGTGGTGGTGGTGAGCGCCATGGGCGACACCACGGACGAGCTGCTGTCTCTGGCCAAGCAGGTGTCGGCGGATCCCCCCCGGCGCGAGCTGGACATGCTGCTCACCTGTGGCGAGCGCATCTCCATGGCGGTGCTGTCCATGGCGCTCCAGGAGATGGGCGTCGAGGCCATCAGCTTCACCGGCAGCCAGAGCGGCATCATCACCACCGACGCGCATGCGCAGGCGCGCATCGTGGAGGTGCGGCCCTATCGCATCCAGGACGAACTGGAGCGCGGCAAGGTGGTCATCGTCGCCGGCTACCAGGGCGTGTCCTTCAAGAAGGAAGTGACGACGCTGGGGCGTGGCGGCTCGGACACCACGGCGGTGGCGTTGGCGGCGGCGCTCGACGCGGAGTCGTGCGAAATCTATTCGGACGTGGACGGCATCTTCAGCGCGGATCCGCGCGTGGTGCCGGACGCGCGCAAGCTGGAGTCCCTCGGCTACGACGAGATGCAGGAGCTGGCGAGCGCGGGCGCCAAGGTGCTCAACGCGCAGGCCGTCGAGTGGGCCAAGGCGCGCGGCATCACCATCCTGGCGCGCACCGCGCACGGCCAGGGCACGGGTACGGCGGTGCGCGAGCTGACGGTGCCGTCGGATCCGCGCGTGAAGGGCGTGACGTCCGAGGCCGAGATGATGGTGCTCTCCGTCGCCTCGAGCGTGCCGCTGGCGGAGCTGCTGGAGTTCCTCGACGCGCGCGGGGTGCGCGGCCGCTCGCTGGGGCATGACGGGCTGGACGGCGCGTCACGTACCTTCCTCGTGATTCCGTTGGCGGATGTGCACGGGCCGGAGGCGCTGCGGCGCGAGCTGGGCACGCGCTTCGGTGAGGGCGTGGCGTGGCGTGACGAACTCGGCACCGTCACCTGCGTGGGCGTGGGCCTCAACGCGGACTGGGCGCCGCTGCGGCGCTCGCTGGGCGCGGCGCAGGAGCTGGGGGCGCGCGTGTTCGCGTTGCACACGTCGCCGCTTCAGCTCACGTTGCTGGTGGAGAAGGCGCACCTGAAGCCGCTGACGGCGCGCCTGCATCGCGAGCTGCTCGGCGCGTGA